In Afipia sp. GAS231, a single window of DNA contains:
- the ggt gene encoding gamma-glutamyltransferase, whose translation MSGNWRDRAATTFQCQKQQAVGSRGMVVSNHPLASAAGAEMLAAGGNAIDAAIATLFTLTVVEPMMVGIIGGGMAHIRLADGSHRFIDGQSTVPSVVRPDTYTSKPGSAHDVFDTTGDENLNGPKAVAVPGSLKAWCETLQRFGTMNLADVMQPAIKHASRGYAATPYLHECITDGAEEMLKDKAISAIYLPNGLPLQAGERVVQSEYAETLKHIAQHGEAALYQGPLGDILVDYMKANGGFITRQDLTSYKTVERQPIRADYRGWEILGPPPPAASGVHIAQMLNILEGYDIEKLGFGSAETIHYLAEVLKIAFADRAAASGDPDFINVPVERLTSKAYADERRRAIDSGRAQAWGAGIAQLESAHTTHMTAADAFGNVVATTQTINNLFGAKILIPGLGTVPNNYMNLYDPRPGHALSLAPGKRVTTSMSPMMALRDGKLVYALGLPGGKRIFPSAMQALVNLIDHGMSLQEAVEAPRVWTEGNALEVELTVPDGVRAKLTAMGHKVLAVPTVAGGMNGIQFHDDGRMSGAACWRADGTPVAIAGGLARAGVRFGLA comes from the coding sequence ATGAGCGGCAACTGGCGGGATCGCGCGGCCACCACCTTTCAATGTCAGAAGCAGCAGGCTGTGGGAAGCCGCGGCATGGTCGTCAGCAATCATCCGCTGGCCTCGGCTGCGGGCGCGGAAATGCTGGCGGCCGGCGGCAACGCCATCGATGCGGCGATCGCGACCCTGTTCACGCTGACGGTGGTCGAACCGATGATGGTCGGCATCATCGGCGGCGGCATGGCGCATATCCGGCTTGCCGACGGCAGCCATCGTTTCATCGACGGCCAGAGCACGGTGCCCTCAGTGGTTCGTCCCGACACCTACACGTCGAAGCCGGGTTCGGCGCATGACGTGTTCGACACCACAGGCGATGAAAATCTGAACGGCCCGAAAGCGGTCGCCGTGCCGGGCTCGCTGAAAGCCTGGTGCGAGACTCTGCAGCGGTTCGGCACCATGAATCTAGCCGACGTCATGCAGCCCGCGATCAAGCACGCCTCGCGCGGCTATGCAGCAACGCCTTACTTGCACGAATGCATCACCGACGGCGCGGAGGAGATGCTGAAGGACAAAGCGATCTCGGCGATCTATCTGCCGAACGGGCTGCCGCTGCAGGCCGGCGAGCGCGTGGTGCAGTCGGAATATGCGGAAACGCTGAAGCACATCGCGCAGCATGGCGAGGCGGCGCTGTATCAGGGGCCGCTCGGCGACATCCTGGTCGATTACATGAAAGCCAATGGCGGCTTCATCACCCGCCAGGACCTCACGTCCTACAAGACCGTCGAGCGCCAGCCGATCCGCGCCGATTATCGCGGCTGGGAAATTCTGGGTCCGCCGCCGCCGGCGGCGTCCGGCGTGCATATCGCGCAGATGCTCAACATTCTCGAAGGCTACGATATCGAAAAACTCGGCTTCGGCTCCGCGGAGACGATTCATTATCTCGCCGAAGTGCTGAAGATCGCCTTTGCCGATCGCGCGGCGGCGAGCGGCGATCCTGATTTCATCAACGTGCCGGTGGAGCGGCTGACCTCGAAGGCCTATGCCGACGAGCGCCGCCGCGCCATCGATTCCGGCCGCGCCCAAGCCTGGGGCGCCGGCATTGCCCAGCTCGAAAGCGCCCACACCACGCACATGACGGCGGCGGATGCGTTCGGCAACGTGGTCGCGACCACGCAGACCATCAACAACCTGTTCGGCGCGAAAATATTGATCCCCGGCCTCGGTACCGTGCCGAACAATTACATGAACCTCTACGATCCCAGGCCCGGCCACGCGCTGTCGCTGGCGCCGGGCAAGCGCGTCACCACCTCGATGTCGCCCATGATGGCGCTGCGCGACGGCAAGCTGGTCTATGCGCTCGGCCTGCCCGGCGGGAAACGGATTTTTCCGAGCGCCATGCAGGCGCTGGTCAATCTGATCGACCACGGCATGAGCCTGCAGGAAGCGGTCGAGGCGCCCAGGGTCTGGACCGAAGGCAATGCGCTTGAAGTCGAACTCACCGTGCCCGACGGCGTTCGCGCCAAACTCACCGCGATGGGCCACAAGGTGCTGGCGGTGCCGACGGTCGCCGGCGGCATGAACGGCATCCAGTTCCACGACGACGGCCGGATGTCGGGCGCGGCCTGCTGGCGCGCCGACGGTACGCCGGTCGCGATCGCCGGCGGCCTCGCGCGAGCGGGCGTGAGGTTTGGGTTGGCTTAA
- the dut gene encoding dUTP diphosphatase, producing the protein MSTTVKVNIRQLAHGEGLALPAYQSADAAGLDLLAAVPAETPLILPPGKYAMVPTGLAIALPRGFEAQVRPRSGLAAKHGVTVLNSPGTVDADYRGEINVILINHGDAPFPIKRGERIAQMVIAPVIQAQLVAVATLSETDRGAGGFGSTGR; encoded by the coding sequence GTGAGCACAACGGTCAAGGTCAACATTCGCCAACTCGCACACGGCGAAGGTCTCGCATTGCCGGCCTATCAGAGCGCCGACGCGGCCGGGCTCGATCTGCTGGCCGCGGTTCCCGCCGAGACACCGTTGATTTTGCCTCCGGGAAAATACGCGATGGTGCCGACCGGGCTTGCGATCGCGCTGCCACGCGGTTTTGAGGCGCAGGTGCGGCCGCGCTCCGGCCTTGCCGCCAAGCACGGCGTCACGGTGCTGAATTCGCCCGGCACGGTGGATGCGGATTACCGCGGCGAGATCAACGTCATCCTGATCAACCACGGCGATGCGCCGTTCCCGATCAAGCGCGGCGAGCGCATCGCGCAAATGGTGATCGCGCCGGTAATCCAGGCCCAGCTTGTTGCCGTGGCCACGCTTTCGGAAACCGACCGCGGCGCTGGCGGCTTCGGCTCGACCGGGCGCTGA
- the coaBC gene encoding bifunctional phosphopantothenoylcysteine decarboxylase/phosphopantothenate--cysteine ligase CoaBC: MASITIRKLDDTVKAYLRLRSASNGRSVEEEVRVILGELIQGRPELPGAPQLAVASTASPQAAGTTGEPRVTLIIGGGIAAFKALELIRRLKERHIHVRCVLTKAAQQFVTPLSASALSHERVYTDLFDAESEFDAGHIRLGRECDLIVVAPATADLMAKMAQGHADDLASAVLLAANRPILLAPAMNPEMWNNAATRRNVLQLRRDGVAMIGPNAGEMAESGEAGVGRMSEAAEIAAAAADILRPPRPRPLAGKRVLITAGPTHEPIDPVRYIANRSSGKQGFAIAAAAQAAGADVTLVSGPVELRDPAGVTVIRVESARDMLHKVEAALPADIAIFAAAVADWRVANEGEQKLKKTAAGMPPLQLVENPDILATISKLRDKRPPLVIGFAAETEHLIDNAKAKIARKGCDWIVANDVSPASGVMGGDRNTVHLLTREGTEVSVDSINVESWPVMTKEQVATELVAKIAKEIGKTVEKKS; encoded by the coding sequence ATGGCCAGCATTACCATCCGAAAACTCGACGACACCGTCAAAGCCTATCTGCGGCTCCGCTCGGCCAGCAACGGCCGATCGGTCGAAGAGGAAGTCCGGGTCATCCTCGGTGAGCTGATCCAGGGGCGCCCCGAGCTGCCAGGCGCTCCACAGCTCGCTGTAGCCTCTACAGCATCTCCGCAGGCGGCCGGCACCACGGGCGAACCGCGGGTCACCCTGATCATCGGCGGCGGCATCGCCGCCTTCAAGGCGCTGGAGCTGATCCGGCGCCTCAAGGAGCGGCACATCCATGTCCGTTGCGTGCTGACCAAGGCAGCCCAGCAATTCGTCACGCCGCTCTCCGCAAGCGCGCTGTCGCATGAGCGCGTCTATACGGATCTGTTCGACGCCGAGAGTGAATTCGACGCCGGCCACATCCGCCTCGGGCGCGAATGCGATCTGATCGTGGTGGCGCCTGCGACCGCGGACCTGATGGCGAAGATGGCGCAAGGCCATGCCGACGATCTCGCTTCCGCGGTCCTGCTCGCGGCCAACCGGCCGATCCTGCTGGCGCCTGCCATGAACCCCGAGATGTGGAACAACGCTGCGACCCGCCGCAACGTGCTGCAGCTTCGCCGCGACGGCGTCGCCATGATCGGCCCCAATGCCGGTGAAATGGCCGAGTCGGGTGAAGCCGGCGTCGGACGGATGTCGGAGGCTGCCGAAATCGCCGCAGCAGCGGCAGATATCCTGCGTCCACCGCGGCCCCGGCCGCTCGCCGGCAAGCGCGTGCTGATCACCGCAGGCCCGACGCATGAGCCGATCGATCCGGTGCGCTATATCGCCAACCGTTCCTCCGGCAAGCAGGGGTTTGCGATCGCCGCCGCGGCACAGGCCGCCGGCGCCGACGTCACGCTGGTCTCCGGTCCGGTCGAATTGCGCGATCCCGCTGGTGTCACCGTGATCCGGGTCGAATCGGCGCGCGACATGCTGCACAAGGTCGAAGCTGCCTTGCCGGCGGATATCGCGATCTTTGCCGCGGCGGTCGCCGACTGGCGCGTCGCCAATGAAGGCGAACAGAAGCTGAAGAAAACCGCGGCCGGCATGCCGCCGCTGCAACTGGTCGAAAATCCCGACATCCTGGCGACGATCTCGAAGCTCAGAGACAAGCGCCCGCCGCTGGTGATCGGCTTTGCCGCCGAGACCGAGCATCTGATCGACAACGCCAAGGCCAAGATCGCGCGCAAGGGCTGCGACTGGATCGTCGCCAACGACGTCTCGCCGGCGTCAGGTGTGATGGGCGGCGACCGCAACACCGTGCATCTGCTGACGCGCGAAGGTACAGAGGTCAGCGTCGACAGCATTAACGTGGAGTCCTGGCCGGTCATGACCAAGGAGCAGGTCGCAACCGAACTGGTGGCGAAGATCGCCAAGGAAATCGGCAAGACGGTGGAGAAAAAGTCGTGA
- the ubiE gene encoding bifunctional demethylmenaquinone methyltransferase/2-methoxy-6-polyprenyl-1,4-benzoquinol methylase UbiE: MDRPDQTTHFGFRDVPLGDKQTLVNEVFHSVAARYDLMNDLMSGGLHRIWKDIMITALNPPKGDAPFALLDVAGGTGDISFRAAKAAGTGFHATVCDINSDMLEVGRTRAAARHLDQQVSFVEGNAEALAFADRAFDAYTIAFGIRNVPRIDAALREAYRVLRPGSRFLCLEFSTVDVPGLDKIYDLFSFKVIPPLGRAVTGDAESYQYLVESIRKFPKPNAFAEMIRAAGFSRVKWESLSGGIVALHSGWRL, encoded by the coding sequence ATGGATCGGCCGGACCAAACCACGCATTTTGGCTTCAGGGACGTGCCCCTCGGGGACAAGCAGACGCTGGTGAACGAGGTGTTTCACAGCGTGGCTGCGCGTTACGACCTGATGAACGACCTGATGTCGGGGGGCCTGCACCGGATCTGGAAAGACATCATGATCACGGCGCTCAACCCGCCGAAGGGCGATGCGCCGTTTGCGCTGCTCGACGTCGCCGGCGGCACCGGCGATATCTCGTTTCGCGCCGCCAAGGCGGCAGGCACCGGCTTCCACGCCACCGTCTGCGACATCAACAGCGATATGCTCGAGGTCGGCCGCACCCGCGCCGCCGCGCGCCACCTCGACCAGCAGGTTTCGTTCGTCGAGGGCAATGCCGAAGCGCTGGCATTCGCCGATCGCGCCTTCGACGCCTACACCATCGCGTTCGGCATCCGCAACGTGCCGCGGATCGATGCCGCGCTGCGCGAGGCCTATCGCGTGCTGCGGCCCGGCAGCCGATTTCTGTGTCTGGAATTTTCCACCGTCGACGTGCCCGGGCTCGACAAGATCTACGACCTGTTCTCGTTCAAGGTGATCCCGCCGCTCGGCCGCGCCGTGACCGGAGATGCCGAGTCCTATCAATATCTCGTCGAATCGATCCGCAAGTTTCCCAAGCCCAATGCCTTCGCCGAGATGATCCGCGCCGCCGGCTTTTCGCGGGTGAAGTGGGAAAGCCTCTCCGGCGGTATCGTGGCGCTGCATTCGGGCTGGCGTTTGTGA
- the ubiB gene encoding 2-polyprenylphenol 6-hydroxylase yields the protein MISATTHIARLVRAGYVFAREGVFGVVDPSLVPPPGQLALRLARLIERPGAKSGPRLSRALTRLGPAYLKLGQFLATRPDVVGVAMARDLEALQDRLPPFSAAEAETVIAQSLERPVAQAFASLGPAVAAASIAQVHRGEVERDGERKNVAVKVLRPNVAARFRRDLGDFFFVAHNAEAHSAEARRLRLIEVINTMSRSVAMEMDLRLEAAAMSEMAENTSDDPDFRVPTVDWDRTTHNVLTMEWIDGIALNDHARLEQAQVDLPDLGRKVIQSFLRHALRDGFFHADMHPGNLFLDDAGRLVAVDFGIMGRLGLKERRFLAEILLGFITRDYRRVAEVHFEAGYVPGHHSVENFAQAIRAIGEPIHNRTAEEISMAKLLTLLLEVTGLFDMQTRPELILLQKTMVVVEGVARGFDPKLDIWKVADPVVREWIERNLGPIGRIQGAMSGAGELGRVAASLPAIASRAVAVLENLEKMTREGVTLSPETIAAMGRTERAKNRWRTLALWIIAATFIGILIAVRQL from the coding sequence GTGATTTCTGCGACGACCCACATCGCACGATTGGTCCGTGCCGGTTACGTTTTCGCGCGCGAAGGCGTGTTCGGCGTCGTCGATCCCTCCCTGGTGCCGCCGCCCGGCCAACTGGCGTTGCGGCTGGCGCGGCTGATCGAGCGGCCCGGCGCCAAATCCGGCCCACGGCTGTCGCGCGCGTTGACGCGACTGGGACCGGCCTATCTCAAGCTCGGGCAATTTCTGGCGACCCGGCCCGACGTGGTCGGCGTCGCGATGGCGCGCGATCTCGAAGCCCTGCAGGACCGGCTGCCGCCGTTCTCCGCGGCCGAGGCCGAAACCGTGATCGCACAATCGCTGGAACGCCCTGTGGCGCAGGCGTTTGCGAGCCTCGGCCCGGCGGTGGCCGCCGCCTCGATCGCGCAGGTGCATCGCGGCGAGGTCGAACGCGACGGCGAGCGCAAAAACGTCGCGGTGAAAGTGTTGCGGCCGAACGTTGCCGCGCGGTTCCGCCGAGATCTCGGTGACTTCTTCTTTGTCGCGCACAACGCCGAGGCGCATTCGGCCGAAGCGCGCCGGCTGCGGCTGATCGAAGTCATCAACACCATGTCGCGTTCGGTCGCGATGGAAATGGACCTGCGGCTGGAAGCGGCTGCCATGTCCGAGATGGCGGAGAACACAAGCGACGATCCGGATTTCCGCGTGCCCACCGTCGACTGGGATCGCACCACCCACAACGTGCTGACGATGGAGTGGATCGACGGCATCGCATTGAACGACCATGCGCGGCTCGAACAGGCGCAGGTCGACCTGCCCGACCTCGGCCGCAAGGTGATCCAGAGTTTCCTGCGCCACGCGCTGCGCGACGGCTTCTTTCACGCCGACATGCACCCCGGCAATCTGTTCCTCGACGATGCCGGCCGGCTGGTGGCGGTCGATTTCGGCATCATGGGCCGGCTCGGATTGAAGGAGCGGCGCTTCCTCGCCGAAATTCTGCTCGGCTTCATCACGCGCGACTATCGCCGCGTCGCGGAAGTGCATTTCGAGGCCGGCTATGTGCCGGGCCATCACTCGGTCGAGAATTTCGCGCAAGCCATCCGCGCCATCGGCGAACCGATCCACAACCGCACCGCCGAAGAGATCTCGATGGCGAAGCTGTTGACCTTGCTGCTCGAGGTCACCGGCCTGTTCGACATGCAGACCCGGCCCGAATTGATCCTGCTGCAGAAAACCATGGTGGTAGTCGAAGGCGTGGCGCGCGGTTTCGATCCCAAGCTCGACATCTGGAAAGTCGCCGATCCCGTGGTGCGCGAATGGATCGAGCGCAACCTCGGACCGATCGGACGCATCCAGGGCGCGATGTCCGGCGCCGGCGAACTCGGCCGGGTCGCGGCGAGCCTGCCGGCGATTGCCTCGCGGGCCGTCGCGGTGCTGGAAAATCTCGAAAAGATGACGCGCGAGGGCGTCACGCTGTCGCCGGAGACGATCGCGGCAATGGGCCGGACCGAGCGCGCTAAGAACCGCTGGCGCACCCTGGCGCTGTGGATCATTGCGGCGACGTTCATCGGAATTTTGATCGCCGTTCGGCAACTTTGA
- a CDS encoding serine protease yields MRSVLRATWMIAASILAVSVVSAQAQLTPPSTAGAKPKPVTTIPIRPALQKPEDTANAMAQAERLALQSDLAWVGEYNGAITGDVSERLVASIKAFQKSRGGRESGVLNPQERGTLADTAKRRQENVGWKIVSDPGTGVRLGIPTKLVPQQSSDANGAKWTSPTGTIQIQLARRKEANPTTAKLAEREKKEANRTVDYTVVKPDFFVLSGLQGLKKFYLRGTFKGDEVRILTILYDQATENTVEPVVIAMSSAFNAFPSAAQAAGPPPRKTVEYATGVVVSDDGAIITDRQIIDGCLAVTIAGFGNADRVAEDKDHDLALLRIYGARGLKALNLANAASKTALDLTGIADPQNQGGNSAVTGLKASVAQLGGNSDIALSPPPALGFSGSAALDSDGKFAGIALLKPVLVAGPASTTPGAQAVLVTSDTVRDFLKANGVNATGASTDAKASVVRVICVRK; encoded by the coding sequence ATGAGATCGGTGCTACGGGCAACATGGATGATCGCGGCCTCGATCCTTGCGGTTTCGGTGGTATCCGCGCAGGCGCAGTTGACGCCGCCCTCCACCGCCGGCGCCAAGCCGAAACCGGTCACGACCATCCCGATCCGCCCCGCGCTGCAAAAACCCGAGGACACGGCGAATGCGATGGCGCAAGCCGAACGGCTGGCGCTGCAGTCCGACCTCGCCTGGGTCGGCGAGTATAACGGCGCCATCACCGGCGACGTCAGCGAGCGCTTGGTCGCCTCGATCAAGGCATTTCAGAAATCCCGCGGCGGCCGGGAGAGCGGCGTGCTCAATCCGCAGGAGCGCGGCACCCTCGCCGATACCGCGAAGCGGCGGCAGGAGAATGTCGGCTGGAAGATCGTCTCAGATCCCGGCACCGGCGTGCGGCTCGGCATTCCGACCAAGCTGGTGCCGCAGCAAAGCAGCGACGCCAACGGCGCCAAATGGACCTCGCCGACCGGAACGATCCAGATCCAGCTGGCGCGGCGCAAGGAGGCCAATCCCACCACGGCCAAACTCGCCGAGCGGGAAAAGAAAGAGGCTAACCGCACTGTCGACTACACCGTCGTCAAGCCGGATTTCTTCGTGCTGTCCGGCCTGCAGGGCCTGAAGAAGTTTTACCTCCGCGGCACCTTCAAGGGCGACGAAGTCCGCATCCTCACCATCCTCTACGACCAGGCGACCGAAAATACCGTCGAGCCCGTCGTGATCGCGATGTCGAGCGCGTTCAACGCGTTTCCATCGGCAGCCCAAGCCGCGGGGCCGCCGCCGCGCAAGACCGTGGAATACGCTACCGGTGTCGTCGTCAGCGACGACGGCGCCATCATTACCGACCGGCAGATCATCGATGGCTGCCTTGCGGTCACGATCGCGGGTTTCGGCAATGCCGACCGCGTCGCCGAGGACAAGGACCATGATCTGGCGCTATTGCGCATTTACGGCGCGCGCGGGCTGAAAGCGCTCAATCTCGCCAATGCTGCCAGCAAAACAGCACTCGATCTCACCGGCATTGCCGATCCACAGAACCAGGGCGGCAATTCAGCGGTGACTGGCCTCAAGGCTTCGGTGGCCCAGCTTGGCGGCAATAGCGACATCGCGCTCTCGCCACCACCGGCGCTCGGTTTCTCCGGGTCCGCCGCGCTCGACAGCGACGGCAAATTCGCCGGCATCGCGCTGTTAAAACCGGTGCTGGTCGCGGGGCCGGCCAGCACCACACCCGGCGCGCAGGCGGTGTTGGTGACGTCGGATACGGTGCGGGATTTTCTCAAGGCGAATGGCGTGAATGCGACGGGCGCTTCGACGGATGCGAAGGCATCCGTGGTGCGGGTGATCTGCGTGCGCAAATAG
- the mutM gene encoding bifunctional DNA-formamidopyrimidine glycosylase/DNA-(apurinic or apyrimidinic site) lyase, which produces MPELPEVETVRRGLQPAMEGSKILKAEARRKDLRFPFQKDFIARLEGQVVTGLGRRAKYLMADLASGDVLLMHLGMSGSFRVLQGEAGNTPGQFHHPRSEDRAHDHVVFHMSSGAAVVFNDPRRFGYMKIIARNALEDEPLLSGLGPEPLGNEFDAAMLASACANKKTSLKAALLDQRVVAGLGNIYVCEVLFRAHLSPRRLAATLATKKTAEPTDHAKRVVTSIHAVLNQAIKAGGSSISDHRLTSGELGYFQHSFRVYDREGETCHTAGCGGIVRRFVQNGRSTFWCPKCQK; this is translated from the coding sequence ATGCCTGAATTGCCCGAAGTTGAGACCGTCCGCCGCGGCCTGCAGCCCGCCATGGAGGGGTCAAAAATCCTCAAAGCCGAAGCCCGGCGCAAGGATTTGCGGTTTCCCTTTCAAAAAGACTTTATCGCGCGGCTGGAAGGCCAGGTTGTGACCGGGCTCGGCCGTCGCGCCAAATACCTGATGGCGGATCTCGCCTCCGGCGACGTGCTGCTGATGCATCTGGGCATGTCCGGTTCGTTCCGGGTGCTCCAGGGGGAGGCCGGTAACACGCCCGGCCAATTCCACCATCCGCGCAGCGAAGACCGCGCCCACGACCACGTTGTGTTCCACATGTCGTCGGGCGCGGCGGTGGTTTTCAACGACCCGCGCCGTTTCGGCTACATGAAGATCATCGCCCGCAACGCGCTGGAAGACGAGCCGCTGCTCTCTGGCCTCGGCCCCGAACCGCTCGGCAACGAGTTCGATGCGGCGATGCTGGCAAGCGCCTGCGCCAACAAGAAGACCAGCCTGAAGGCGGCGCTGCTCGACCAGCGCGTGGTCGCGGGGCTGGGTAATATCTATGTCTGCGAAGTGCTGTTCCGCGCGCATCTGTCGCCGCGGCGGCTGGCGGCGACGCTGGCCACCAAAAAAACGGCGGAGCCCACCGATCATGCCAAGCGCGTGGTAACATCGATCCATGCCGTGCTGAATCAGGCGATCAAGGCCGGTGGCTCCTCGATCAGCGATCATCGCCTGACCTCGGGCGAGCTCGGCTATTTCCAGCATTCGTTCAGGGTGTACGACCGCGAGGGCGAGACCTGTCACACGGCCGGTTGCGGCGGCATCGTGCGGCGCTTCGTCCAGAACGGCCGCTCGACGTTCTGGTGCCCGAAATGCCAGAAATAA